In Ursus arctos isolate Adak ecotype North America unplaced genomic scaffold, UrsArc2.0 scaffold_3, whole genome shotgun sequence, one DNA window encodes the following:
- the PRR15 gene encoding proline-rich protein 15, whose amino-acid sequence MADSGGTGSSGPWWKSLTNNRKKSKEAAVGAQPPAQPAAGEPAPPAPPSPDWTSSSRENQHPNLLGGASEPHKPDKLCGDKSGNSRRNLKISRSGRFKEKRKVRATLLPEGVRSPEEAGFPGDPHDDTQ is encoded by the coding sequence ATGGCCGACAGCGGCGGCACCGGCAGCTCGGGGCCCTGGTGGAAATCGCTAACCAACAAcaggaagaaaagcaaggaagccGCGGTAGGGGCGCAGCCTCCCGCACAGCCTGCCGCCGGGGAGCccgcgccgcccgcgccgcccagCCCGGACTGGACTAGCAGCTCCCGGGAGAATCAGCACCCCAATCTCCTCGGGGGTGCCAGCGAGCCCCACAAGCCAGACAAGTTGTGCGGGGACAAATCGGGCAACAGCCGCCGCAATTTGAAGATCTCGCGCTCCGGCCGCtttaaagagaagaggaaagtgcGCGCCACTCTGCTGCCCGAAGGAGTCAGGTCCCCGGAGGAGGCGGGCTTCCCTGGTGACCCGCACGACGACACGCAATAG